The genomic region ACCAATCTGACCAGCAATGCGAATGTCATTCCAGAGGACCTCTCTGTCAGCCGCACAGTTACAGGCATAATTGGATGAAAGGAAAGAGGAGAAGCTGCCTGCAGAGTCCGAAACAGAGAGGTGAAGAAGTTGCGAGTGGAAGATAAAAGGGAGACAGATAGCTTAGAATTGTCCCAGAGAAAATAGATTTGGCCATTAGGGTGGTGTGAGTGATTGgtaaagaaagaccaagcaggGGTAATATTGATGGCAATACGGGCAAAAGAGGATTCCTTTACATGAGTCTCAAGCAAGCAGCAAAAGGCAGGACAAAGGTCCTTAATGAGGAGACAAACAGCAGCATGCTTCAGAGGGGAGTTCAGACCCCTGGGATTCCAAACTTATCACTTACAGGATTCACCCCTATTAAACAGCGGTTGTTCAGACCACTGGCAATGTTAAACATGCGCAAAACATCTCAACCACTTTCCATCAACTTATCACTTACAGGATTCACTCCTTGGTTAAACAATAAACTGATTACATCAATTATCCTAAAATGATACCACTGTACAAGCTAATTGtgaatttttgaagaaaaaacatataaattaaaatattttatgagCAATACCATGAGGCATAAGTAAATAACATCAACAAAATCACTTGAATTGAAATACaatgtgaaaattttttattccatatGACTAACCAAGATAGTTGGCCTCCACATCTACTATACCAAGGAGTATATAATAATACCATTTTGCCtgcataaataaattaaaaaaaaaaatgtaaagtcggtggaaaataagaagaaagaaagtctTGTAGCCTCAAGGGGGTTATAATACATTCTGAAGCAAAGTTATCACAAACTAATTCAACTTTGCTGAATtaaagaataaagagaaaaaatgaaacgAATAACTGAAGGCATCATCTAATTGAGTTGTTGACTTTAATAATTATTTGAGAAGTGattgagtttttttatttaaaattttgttgGAAGATATTTGTTATTGTAGTGGTTGACATGAGCATGATCATTGtaatttccctcttcttcttcatttctctccAGAAGTACTCAGGTTTTTCACAAACAGGAGGCTCATCACTCTCAAATAACATTAAAACACATTATTGTGGGAAAGATTCTAGGAAATCCATCCCTCTAGCAAAAATGAAGGTAGCGTACCATTTTCCAGCCTTCTGGTTTCACAGACCCTGATTTTACTTCACAGATAATCCTTCAAtaaactcttttcttttctttccaagtACTTGTTATGCCAAATACACCAAATACATttatgtctttttcttttttttttttggtgaagccaaatacatttatgtcaaatacaTGTTATGTCAAAAGTAACtgagtattattattatttttttcattttttccttttcccttttcctaaGCAAAAGTTAATATGTTCATACACGCACTTAGATATCTAATGGGGCAAAGATGATTCAAAAACCTTGAGGATTAACCAGAGTCATTACTGGAGTACAACTGGGGAAAAAGTCATCCCTTTTTTCCACGACTTTTTCCCACAATTAGCAGTACAGAACtgcagaaataaaaaaatgaaaaagcttCAGGAAAATAAGAAACATCAACTTTTATGATCAATTCCATCATTAtattgtgtttgtgtgtgtccgtctagagagagagagtagaaacCTTGAGTCCTTTCCTTCGGTGGATTAACATGGCTCCATAGATAATAGCCAAAAGCACATAATTGGCAAAGGATTGTGATGTTGGTGCGTTGATTCCTAAACAAATACAAAACCCACACAAACACGAACTGAATTACATCTCTCTCTGTTTCCATAGCTAATAAATTGAAATTCAGAGTTCAATAATAAAGCATCAACACATGAAactacagaagaagaagaagaagcagaactCGAACAGCAAaagaaccataaaaaaataaaaaagaaaaacgaatAAAATCATTTCCTTCAACACCCAGAATAAATAACTGAACAAACGAATAGAAACACACAGAAATGTCAAGATTGACATTGGATAAACAAGTCATAGATTAATGAACTACCCAACAATTCATTGGCCTCCCAACACCAATCACAACAAAAGATGTATCTCGGAAATTTTAGAGATGAAATCAAATGGATTCAAACACAGACCTCTTCTGGCAAGCTCTGAAGATGAAAAACCCGTCGAAGTGATCAAAAGCGACAGAAACTGCCCCAATACAAGACCCAGCAGAGTCTTCTTTGTCCACAAGTCATTGAAACtcaccattctctctctctgtgtatgCAAATCCCATAGAAAAACCGCCATTAGCAGAGTCGTGGGACTGTAACAGAGACGGCGATAATTACGCTTTACAGTGAGAGTTACCTTCTGAGCTAGCCCCTAAGAATGCTGCCATGCAGCAACACTATATAATCACAAAGAGAACGAGTGACCCACCAATGCATCATCATCATATCTAAACCAACGGTTCTGGGGAGTTTCAGATATGGCAAACAAGTTTTCAACCGTTGAATTTGAGCAGAGCAAGTgacggggagagagagaattcaaGAGGTTTGCGTCATTTGAGCACTCAGTCACTCTACTAACCCATGTTGTTTTGGTTCTGAATATTGTTTAAAACTGTTTGATTAAAAACTCTAGGATGACGTTCTCAtcaactatttttttatttaaagaaatgaaaggaTATAAATTAGCTGCCCAGGAAGTCAAAGTTGTCATGGATTACAGATTTTGTGGTTAAAGCTTTTGCAGCTATTCTCCTAAGTAAACATAGGGTAATCACTAACATGTTTAACAACAAAAGTTGGAGTAAATAAAAGATCCTccttttatcaaaaataaataaataaataaaagatcctCCATTTATAGCCAACTAGTTATAGTGGACCATGatcacataaaaaaattgttaggaGTCATTAACATGTCAAAACCAGGCACGTCACATCACACCTCCCGTATTGCCCACCCTTGCTTTTATGCTTCTAGTAGCCCAACTAAGATCCCCTTCACTGTTGCATCAAAAGCCTCTCCTGTCATCAAATAATGAGCAAACAAGAATAAGCACTCATTGTTAAGGAAAACAGTTGTGGTCCACCCAATCACATCATTTATTGATACAGAAGTTGTAATAAGGATGATTTTATGAGAGAGTAAAGCAATGCAAGTGGAATATTCAGTCGCCAACCCATCTAATTCAATAGGCTCATGTTGGCTCAAAATAGCTAATTGGCCATTGTTGAGCCAataaggctctgtactgtaatgttctaaaaaatgggttctaatgtttttttatttttttgaaacagaaatgaggtAAAACCTGTATGGGAAgcccggttcaatttcttgtttttttgaaatgaaccgggCATTTATGAGACTTTTGAATCCTTTTTTTAGAGCATGAAATACTTGCTTTTCACTTTTAGAATTGATTCTGAGCAAAAGGCGCCGAAACATATGTAGCACTTAAGTTATGAAGGGTAAATGGGgaaattaccctcaaaacataacaaaagTTATGTTTCAaggtaaaccctaaccccactTTCACTTGAAGAACatctagagaagaaaagaggagagaaggaggcAAGAAGCTCTGCTGAAACGAAGAGCACGGACTACCATCTTCGATCTACCATCTTCAAGGTAAacgaagatctctctctctctttctctttctcgttctctttctctcactctcgttccctttctttcttgatctcttctccctcttcctctgtGCCTTCATCTCTGAAAAATCTAAACTTTTTCACTCTCTGTGGGCCTACAAGGTAAGGCAACTAGGTGTAGAAATCAGAAGAGATCAAACCAGTGAGACTATTACCAGACAGATCGAGGGTCTGGAGGCTCTGCCCTACCcatgattttttatgaataagaaAAGCTCTCTGCTACTGATTTTGTTGATTTCTGACCCTGTACTGTTGTGAGATTTGGTAGCGAAGGCCTGGTGGTTTCCAAGTTAGGCTCTGGCGGGATTCAAAGCCTTCAATTAGATGGATTCCTGATTAATTatctctcccatctcttctctaTCTTTCCTCCATCAAAATCAGGTCAGAATTCTGAAATTTTCTCTCCTGtgatttctaattttgttaagaaCTCTCAGCTTTGATTTCCAGGTTGGTCCTAGACTTCTAGTTCTAGTTATTGAGTTAATCATAGTTAATTCCAGTGGTTTATGCTATCGATTTGCTCAGTTAACTACTAGTTTCAGTTCGGTTTATTTCTCAGTTTTCCTACGGATTTTAGGAAACCTAATTCAAGTATACTTCTTTAAACTCTGACTATTCTGATATTGTTTTCTATTGCTAATTACCAGACAGATCGAGGGTCTGGAGACTTTGGCAGTACTGCAAAGATTCAGGGATCTGTCCAGAAAGCATCATCATTGGGAGAGACAGACCGATCAGGCGATTCtccccttctccttttctttactcctctttgtCTCCTTGATTCTTTGTTGCTCAGTACAAATTTTAATCCTTCTTATTTGTTCTTTGATAGGGTCTTTCCTTAACAGTTTTTTGCTCAAACCCTTATTTTGTATTCAATGGATGATGGGTTTTGAAACTGTTTCTGACATCGCAGGTGATTCTTTCGAGGGTATACGGAGATTGAGAGGTTTTCAGCCATTTGAGGTAACTGAACATTCTTTCTTGTGCAATATTTTAGCTTTTTCTacgttgggttttctttttctgatcctGAATGTGTCACGTTGAATGAGCTGATTGTTCAGGTAAAACACCTTCTTAGTGCTTTTGAATTGGGATTTATAGTAGGTCTATCATGGAAATGTTTATTATGTCGTCCCTCTTGTTTGGTTCTATAAATTAGTTTCTTCCTCGTTTGAAAGCTATTACCTttaggaatctctctctcttcccccccaccccccaaaaaaaaaaaggaacaccaATTGTTGAAGAAAGATGATCTTGGtgaataaatggaaaaataatttatGGAGTTTTGCTTATCACAACAGAGAAGTGGCTTCCTTCCAACAATTCAGAGATTTATCAGAGTACTTTTCCTTTATTTGTCTAATTTCTATGCCCAATTAGGATTaagaaggggtgggggggggagaaaggggaaaaatcTACAACAATGAGATTTTTGTCTGTCGCAAAAATTCAGTAATGAGATTTTATGAAGATTACTATTTTTCCCTCTTGCATTAATTAGCACATTTATTTATCACCCACCTTGGAGAGAGTTTAGATAAGTAATGgaagccaaatttgaaaaatgagggagtttttaattctttaaccCCTTCTCCTTAAACATTGGTTTTTTCAAAGGGATGATTATTGTGGAACATAGGGACTATATAATATCTATTTGGCATATATTTGAAGAACACCTGAACTTCATGCTCAGAGGTCGAATCCCTAGCTTTAGGCTTTGTTTGACTTAAACTGCAAAAAGGAATAGTATTGTTCTCCTATCTATTTGGCCATTATTTACCTCAAAACTTCTACATTAATTTGATTCCttggttttctcttttttactgAAAGGGATAAGGTCATATATGTAGCATTGTGGTAGAAGTCCTTTTGAAGTGGCAATATAACATCTTTCTAATTTATTACTGGAGTGAATTGAAGTGAAGTTTTCTTGTGAATGCCACTGGTTCATTTTAGTACAGCCCAATATGTATTCAAAACCTCATTTTAAGGCCTTTGAAAGCCCTGTGTGAGTAAGGTCATAGGGGTTTCATAGATTAAGGGTTGGGGTGCCTTGGTGAAAATCAgtgttttcaatttggattttaaattcatgttctttttttttttggtaaaatagtgagaaaattGCAACTTCAAAACAAGCAGTTAATGAGACTGCAAAATGGAGCCAAGCAAATGTAGACACCCTTATTGTTCTGATGGTAGAGGAagttaagaaaggaaataggacTACTTCGACTTTTAATAAAGCTGGTTGGAACAACATTGCCaataacttcaaagaaaaaactGGGGTCAACTATGCCATTGTACAGTTGAAGAACAAAGTGAACAAACTGAGGCAGGATTATAGTCAGTTTAAGAAGCTATTGGAGACAACTGGTTTTGGTTGGGATACTGCTTCAAGAACTTgtactgttgatgatgaatccatCTGGGAATCGCATATTAAGGTATGctcaatttgtatttaatttgagtattttgaaatgccaggatatatcaattcaagtatttgattatgcgtattttttatttattaggataaccctacttgggcacgaTTTAAGAAGCACGGACTACCACAATGGCCAGAACTATGTATGGTATTTGGTGATACATATGCAGACGGCGAAGGAAGTGGGACTCAAACAACCGTGTTGGAAACTTTGGGGGCCGATGATGCTAGGAATATGATTGAGTCTTGTGATGAGTCAAGTTCCGCTGATGAAGTTACTCCATTAGGTGATACTCAAACTGAAGCAGTGGAAAAAAGGCCAGCTACTAAGCATAGGCATGATAGGACTCCAAAtgcgaaaaggaggaggagcaagtctaatgattggtcaatggcattcaaggcaattcaagatatGAGTAAATTAAGGGTAGAACGAGATGCGAGCATGTCCACTGCTTCAACCCAAAATGCGGAACAGATGTATGGGATTACTAGGGCCATGGAGGTGCTTGAGTCAGGATATGAGTTAGATGAAGCACTATACGAGAAAGCACTTCGGAAGTTAATGGCTGACCCGCAATGGAGAGAAGCATTAATTTCCTGCCCTCCTCATCGGAAGTCAATACTCCTTCGTACCCTTCAGTAGTTTGCTTCTTGAAAAGTTCTTTTAATTAGATAGATTGATAACTCTACTTGGATTGTGCCTTGACCctacttttaactttgatggtttgctatgttttccttcactttttaAGATGTTATGGATGACTGTGTCTTGACTTTTTTTATAACTGTAGTATTTGATGTCCTGAATATTTGTTCATTGTACCTTGacactacttttaactttgatggtttactatgttttccttcatttttttaaggtgtcttggatatttg from Macadamia integrifolia cultivar HAES 741 unplaced genomic scaffold, SCU_Mint_v3 scaffold1292, whole genome shotgun sequence harbors:
- the LOC122063320 gene encoding uncharacterized protein At2g29880-like, which codes for MVEEVKKGNRTTSTFNKAGWNNIANNFKEKTGVNYAIVQLKNKVNKLRQDYSQFKKLLETTGFGWDTASRTCTVDDESIWESHIKDNPTWARFKKHGLPQWPELCMVFGDTYADGEGSGTQTTVLETLGADDARNMIESCDESSSADEVTPLGDTQTEAVEKRPATKHRHDRTPNAKRRRSKSNDWSMAFKAIQDMSKLRVERDASMSTASTQNAEQMYGITRAMEVLESGYELDEALYEKALRKLMADPQWREALISCPPHRKSILLRTLQ